Proteins from a single region of Aerococcus viridans:
- a CDS encoding FtsB family cell division protein, with amino-acid sequence MRPEDRPDRESKKVTSLAKHRKAKTKKWSRKPRTTADWITWLVVGIFAVVTLGCVSTAYAAHKDQQGVEEQIALTEDEIAGEQKAIDTLSQQATLLKDDEYVAKLARSRYYLSKDGEIIFSVPEDNASKQAEILNKAYLQNQENNDE; translated from the coding sequence ATGCGGCCAGAAGATCGTCCCGACCGTGAAAGCAAAAAAGTGACATCATTAGCAAAACACCGTAAAGCAAAAACCAAGAAGTGGTCACGAAAACCAAGGACCACAGCTGATTGGATTACATGGCTTGTCGTTGGTATCTTCGCTGTTGTGACTTTGGGTTGTGTGTCGACTGCTTATGCAGCGCACAAGGACCAACAAGGCGTTGAAGAACAAATCGCTTTAACTGAGGATGAAATTGCCGGTGAACAAAAGGCGATTGACACCTTAAGTCAACAAGCAACCTTACTAAAAGATGATGAATACGTGGCAAAATTAGCGCGGTCACGTTACTACTTAAGTAAAGATGGGGAAATCATCTTCAGTGTGCCTGAAGATAATGCTTCTAAACAAGCTGAAATCTTAAATAAGGCTTACTTACAAAATCAAGAAAATAATGATGAATAA